The sequence below is a genomic window from Salicibibacter cibarius.
AAAGACAGTGCCAAAGACAGCCAATATATCAACACCATGGCCCAAGCCCCCTTTGGCCCGATCGCCCAATAACGGGGTAAGTGCCGAGCTCATCAAGAGCGGCGCCTGATGCCTGAATTTAAAATACGCAAGGGCCAGGCCAACAACGGAATATACGGCCCACGGATGGATGCCCCAATGGAAGACCGAATGTTGCAGCGCTTCTTCCGAAGCCGCTATCGTACCCGGTTCTTCCGATGCAGGAGCGTAATAACTCGTCAACGGTTCGGTAACACCGAAGAAGACGAGGCCGACGCCCATTCCCGCGGTAAAGAGAAAGGCGAACCATGTAAAATAACTATATTCCGGCCTCTCATCCGGCTTTCCGAGTCTGATCCGTCCAAACGGACTAATCACCATAAAGATGGCAAAAAGGACAAACCCCGTCATGACTAACATATAAAACCAACCGAAGTTTGAAGCCAGGAACCCATCAATAAATCCCAGTACAGTTTCAACATTCTCGGGTAAAAAAGTGCCCCATAAGATAAAAACTGTCGCGATGGCTAACGCCACCCAAAACACGATCGTCAATGTACTATTTTTCCTTTTCAACCTAGAACCTCCTTATATATTTCGGGAAAATATGGAAACATGCACAAGTTCTTTCGATAAACAACCCCCCTTTTAAGTGTCATCCCTATTTTTTAATCTCTTTCGGTCCGAGAATCATCGCGACAATGCCAATGAATCCATAGATAACGAATGTAAGGGTAAAGCCGCCAAGATCAATAAGCATGCCCGCGAATACGGATCCTATGACCTGCCCGACAGCCAGAAGCAAGAAAGGCGTGCCAATCCCTAAAGACGCATTGGTAATAAACACCCTTATGCCCCAAACCATTAACACACCGGTAATAAAGATATACGAGATCCCAAACAATGCAGCCGAAAGGTAGGACGCAACCCATTGTTCCGGAAGCAAAGCAAGCAATAAAGAAGCCGTTCCAATAATGAGGCTCCCCCACTTATAAGCCCACGGAAGTCCGAAGTGTTGAATGAGCGATCCGGAAAAGCCCCCTAAAATCCCAAAAACACCGATGATGATCCAAAACAGCGATAGCTGCCAACTGCCATAAGCGCCTGTCGATGCAAGAAAATCGATGGCGAACGTCCAAAACGTTGCCGTGGATATGCCAAGCGTCGTCGCGCAAATGATTAAAGGGACGGCTCCTTCCACGCCTCTTATAGAGAACTGCCCGATTGCAAAAGATACGCGAGGTTTATCTCCAAGCCGAGGGATCACCTTTGCATTCCATATGAGGGCAATAAGCGCAATAAGCGCGTAGATAACATAAGTTAATCGCCACTCTGATGCCAGGGCAAGCGCTCCTGCTCCTGACAGAGCAAGACCGATGCTCGTTCCGGCATTAATCCACGTATTCGCCTTCCCTTGGTTTTTTTCTTTAATCCAAAGGGAAATCGCTGCCCCATATGGCGGCGACACAAGACCTGTACTTCCCCCCGCGAACAGAACCCCTAAAGCTAACACCCACACATTGGGCGACGCCCCCATGATTAATAACCCGATAAAAGCGGAGGTTCCCGCAGCAAGGATCATGAAACGGGGCCCCTTGTTGATCGTTAAGACAACCGTAGAGTAAACAATGGCAAAGCAATAAGCGATATAGAAAAGCGAAGAGATGATCCCGGACACGGATGAGGACATTTCCAGGTCTTGGCTGATATTTGGAAGCAACAATCCGTAGCTGAACCTTGCAAACCCATAGGTAACGGCAATCATTGTGATTCCCGGAAGAACCAATCTTGAAAAATTCATGATATCCTCCCCGCCAATCATTAGTATATAGAACGATCTTTATATTTACGGTGTAAAAAATGTACGCTGGCAGACGAACGATCCTTTTGCCAACGACACAGGTATTGCATCGAATTTTCGGGTTGGTAATCCCTTTCGGCTCAATTTCACCCGTCTTTGAGGGATTACTCGGGGTTTGTTTTCCCTTTCGGCGCTACTTCAACCGCCTTTGAGGGATTACTTCAGGCTGCTAATCCCTCTCAACGCTACTTCAACCGCCTTTGAGGGATTACTTCAGGCTGCTAATCCCTCTCAACGCTACTTCAACCGTCTTTGGGGGATTACTCGGGGTTTGTTTTCCCTCTTGGCGCTACTTTTCCCGTCCTTGAGGGATCAGGACGGGCTTTTGATACCTCTCGCAATCACTTAACCGACCTTAGAAGTTCCCTATCCGATTTTAAGACCCGTTCATTCAATCATTATATAGAACGACCTTTATATTTTCTGTGCGAAAAATTACGATGGCTAATAAACAATTCTTTTTGCCATCGCCATCGCGTATTCGGTCGCTTTTTCCGCCCCAATTAACGTAGTCATCGATGTTGCGCCTTCAAGCAGCAGTGTAAAATAATGGGCTAAATCACTGTAATCATCTTCGCCGATCCGTTTGGCCAACATTTGAAAGTACTGTAACAATCTTGACTTGTGCGAACGGGCAATATTTTCAATATCATTGTTGGCCCCCGCGTAATCTTCAATCGCCCGCAAAAACATATCCCCTTGATAGGACTCTTCTTCCAGCCATTTTCCATGGGCTTCGACGGCGAAAAGAAAAGGCGTTTCGTTTTCCCCTTGCACAAGCGCATCCAAATACGACCAATATCTTTCCTCCCGTTGTTTTAACACTTCTTCTACTAATTGCTCCTTGGAGGAAAAGTGATTATAGAGCGTCATTGTTGCAACATTTGCTTCGCTAATAATTTGTTTGAGACCGACACCGCGAAAACCATGTTCATAAAAAAGTCTTTCTGCCGCATTTAAAAGATCCGCTTTTTTTACCGGTGTATTCATATCTATCTCCTTATATAGAACGACCTTTATATTTAAAATAACATTTTATT
It includes:
- a CDS encoding MFS transporter, giving the protein MNFSRLVLPGITMIAVTYGFARFSYGLLLPNISQDLEMSSSVSGIISSLFYIAYCFAIVYSTVVLTINKGPRFMILAAGTSAFIGLLIMGASPNVWVLALGVLFAGGSTGLVSPPYGAAISLWIKEKNQGKANTWINAGTSIGLALSGAGALALASEWRLTYVIYALIALIALIWNAKVIPRLGDKPRVSFAIGQFSIRGVEGAVPLIICATTLGISTATFWTFAIDFLASTGAYGSWQLSLFWIIIGVFGILGGFSGSLIQHFGLPWAYKWGSLIIGTASLLLALLPEQWVASYLSAALFGISYIFITGVLMVWGIRVFITNASLGIGTPFLLLAVGQVIGSVFAGMLIDLGGFTLTFVIYGFIGIVAMILGPKEIKK
- a CDS encoding TetR/AcrR family transcriptional regulator, producing the protein MNTPVKKADLLNAAERLFYEHGFRGVGLKQIISEANVATMTLYNHFSSKEQLVEEVLKQREERYWSYLDALVQGENETPFLFAVEAHGKWLEEESYQGDMFLRAIEDYAGANNDIENIARSHKSRLLQYFQMLAKRIGEDDYSDLAHYFTLLLEGATSMTTLIGAEKATEYAMAMAKRIVY